The nucleotide sequence GTTCCCGCAAGCTCGTATTGCTGTGCTCACTACCTACCGAGGGGATGTAAGGGCGTTACAAGCCATCAAGGCTGGGGCGCGAGGCTATCTTTTGAAAAGCACGTTGCGCCATGAGCTCATTGAAACCATACGTGCCCTGGCCGCCGGCAAACGCTGCTTTCCCCCAGAAATCGCGGCGGAATTGGCGGCTCACATGGACCAGGATGGTCTCACCAATAGAGAGGTTCAGGTGCTACAAAATGTCGCCGAAGGCTTGTCGAATAAGGAGACAGCCCTTGCACTGGCAATCGGTGAAGACACGGTGAAGGGGCATCTGCGAAATATTATGGAGAAGCTGGAAGCTCATAATCGGACTCACGCGGTGACTATCGGTATCCAGCGAGGGATTATCGATCTTCCGCAATAAATACCCCCCTTTAGTGTTGGTTAATGCCAACTCGTTTGGGGCTGTGCGAGGCCCCGCCACAACGCCATTCTGTGCTGCCCCATGGTGACGAGTTAAACGCGCCACCAAGTTTTGATCCCGGCCTAGGAGCGTCAGCTATGAACGGGAATACCAGCGCAGATTGCTTATTGGACAACACCGCCACTCGTGGTCCCAATTGTTTGAAACAGACCAGGCAACTGCTGACGTTGCTGATGGAGGCGGAGCGAGCCATTCAACGTGATCCGGACATCGCTTCGACTTATCTTAATCAGGCAATTGACTTGCTGGCCGTCGAGCGTCAAAGCGGACTTTTGCCGCACAGAAACAGGGGTGGGTTGGCTCGATGGCAAATCTCCCGTGTAGACGAATACATAAATGAGCATGTCGACCATTGCATACGGACAACCGAACTGGCTTCGTTACTGAGTCTGAGCGTCAGTCATTTTTCGCATGCATTCAAACAGACGACCGGAATGACTCCGCTGATGTATGTGACCGCCGCACGAGTGGAGGCAGCACGGCAATACATGCTGTGCTCAGCGCATTCCTTAAGTGACATTGCGCTTAGCCATGGATTTTGCGACCAGTCGCACTTTAGCCGAGTATTCAGACGCGAAACAGGCTTGTCGCCGCAGGCCTGGCGAAAGCTGCATGCTGCACCCCCCCTACTCGCCGCGTTGGGTCAAAGAGCGACGGCGTGACTTTGACCGTCGCTCTACATATCAGACCGCGGTTTGCTCTGTCATTTCTAAAGCACCGTCAATTACTAGGTATTTGACGGTGCTTTCAAGCTTCGCATGGCCGAGGAGCCGTTGGCCTGCCCTCAAGTTCTTCGTTCTTCGATAGATTAGGGATGCCTTCGTACGACGCATCGTATGTGACCAGCACGCCTCAATGGGAAGTATCAAAAAGGATAACCACTATGTGCCTCAGGCATACCTCAGGCAGTGGAGGAGTAACGGAAAAATTCAAACCTTCCGGCGACAGTTTTGGAAGTTTCTCGCAGCGATTGAGAGGCCGCGAAGTCTGCGACGGCTTACAGCGGCCCGAGTGGCTAACGCCGATCAGTTAACACCCTGTAGGAGCGAGCTTGCTCGCGAAAAACGTCAACGTTAACGCGTGCATCCTGGATAAACGCGGCGCTTGTAAATTCTTCGCGAGCAAGCTCGCTCCTACAGGGTGTTAACTGCGTGGCTGCCCTTTTGCGTTTCAGGTCCACCAATACCGCACCAGATGAAAGAAAATCGGCGCCGCAAAACATACGGAATCCAGGCGATCCAGCATCCCGCCATGCCCTTCGATCATATGCCCCCAATCTTTCACGCCCCGGTCGCGCTTGATCGCCGACATCACGATCCCACCCGCAAAGCCCAGCAAGTTGATCAACAACGAGATCAAGAATGACTGCCACGGATTGAATGGCGTGATCCACCACAGCGCGGCGCCGATCAGCGAGGACAACAGGATCCCGCCGACAAAGCCTTCGACGGTTTTTGAAGGTGACAGGTTGGGCGCGATCTTATGTTTGCCGAACAGCTTGCCGCAGACGTACTGCAACACGTCCGAGAGCTGCACCACGATCACCAGGTAGGCGATCAGCAGCAGGTTGCGCCCTTCATAGCCGAGGATGTCGAGGGTCAGCAACGCCGGCACGAAAGACACGCAAAACACCGCGATCATCAAGCCCCATTGCACTTTGGAGGCCCGTTCGAGGAAGTGCGTGCTGTCGCCGCCCAATGAGGCGAGGATCGGCAATAGCAGGAACACGTAGACCGGGATGAAGATCGAAAACAGTCCGTACCAGTCGAAGTAGATCAGCACGTATTGCAGCGGCAGCGCCAGGTAGAACGCCGCCACCAGCGCCGGATAATCGCTGCGCCGGGTGGGCGTGAGGGTGAGGAATTCGCGCAGCGCATAGAACGACACTGCATAGAACAGCAGGATCACTGCTCCCGTACCCAGCCAGAATGCGATGCCGATGACGATCACCATCACCCACCAGGCATTGATGCGTGCGTTCAGGTTGTCGATGACCGCATTGGGCGTGCCGCGGGTGCGCAGCTTGAGCATCAGGCCGATCAGTGAGGCGAGCACCAGGATCATGCCGATCCCGCCGAACAACATCAGGGTTTGGCTATCCATTTCAGACATGCTCCGGGGCGAGGGCGAGCAGGGCGTCGCGGGTTCGGGCGAGGAACAACGCCTTGTCTTCGCCGTCCTCCAGTTGCAGCGGTGCACCGAAACTGGTTGTGCATAACAACGGCAGCGGCAGCACCCGGCCCTTGGGCATGACCCGATTGAGGTTGGCGATCCACACCGGGATCAATTGCGCCTGTGGGTAACTTCTGGCCAAGTGATACAGGCCGCTTTTGAAGGGCAGCAAACCGTCTTCCAGATTGCGCGTACCTTCGGGAAAGATGATCAGCGAGTCGCCGTTTTCCAGGGCATCGAGCATCGGCTGCAGCGGGTTATCCACAGGGTCTTTGCGCTCGCGATCGATCAACACGCCGTTGAACACCCGGTTGATGATGTAGCGCCGCAGTGAACTCTTGTTCCAATAATCGGTGCCGGCCACCGGCCGTGTGGTTTTACGCAGGTTCGGCGGCAGGGACGCCCACAGCAGCACGAAGTCGCCGTGGCTGCTGTGGTTGGCGAAATAGATGCGCTGCGCCGCCTCCGGCGAACAGCCGAGCCACAGGCTGCGGGCGCCGGTGACGGTGCGGGCCATGGAGGTAATCAGGGTCGCGACCACGGGCTCAAACATAGCAATTCCTTATCCGGCAAAAGGCAGCCAAGGGCTGACCAGGATCACGGCCAATGTCAGCAGGACTTGTGCGCCCAGCAAATAGGCTTGTTTGCGCAACAGTTTCAACGCGCCGCGCCGACGCTCGGTCCAGGGTCGGTTGGCGCGATGTGGCGATTGCAGGCCCAGGGTCTGTAGCGTCTGGTCGAGTTCGTCGGTGCGCTCCAGGTCCTTGGCCATCAGCGTAAACAGCTCGGCGTCGAAGGCGACCCGCAGCGCCCAGTATTTTTGCAGCAGCCCGAGAATAATCATCCACAGGCTGAGCAGCAGGCAGATCGGCGTGATACTGCTCATCAGCAGCTGCAGCAGACCAAACAGCACCCCAAGCAGGGTCAGGCCTGTGGATAACTGATCCAGTGATCGGCCTCGACGCAGCAGGCTGGCGACGACCTGGAGTTCCATGTCAGCGGGCATAAGGCAGATCTCCCAACACTTCACGGTGAGCGGGTGCAGGACGACACGGCGCCGTGGCGGGCCAGTGACGGTAGAAAAGCTCCACCCCGTCATGGGTGCTGAAGGTGTGATCTTGCTGTTCGCGCATCGCAAAGTCCTTATGCAATCGGTGGGCGTTGCTGTGCTTCTTTGAGGCCCTGGCGGACCCGATTGACCAGGGTGTAAGCGAGCAACGCGGCTACCAGCCACATCACGCCGTCGACCCAACCGCCACCCAACCAGCCCAGCGCCACGCCGGTGGCCAGCACGCCGAGAACAAAGGCCCGATCGCTCTTGCCCATCGGGCCGTCATAGCGCCGTGAAGCGCCGACCATTGGCCCGAGTACTCCAGCATATTCGCTGAACACCGCCAGCAGGGCCACCAGTAATACCGGCACCAGGCTCGCGCCCGGGATCAACGCAAACGGCAGAATCAACGCGCTGTCGGCGATCACGTCACAGAGTTCATTGAGGTAAGCGCCGAGGCGCGATTGCTGGCCAAATTCGCGGGCGAGCATGCCGTCGATGGCATTCAGGCCCATGCGCAGGATCATCCACAGGGGAATCAGCGCGAATAACCAGGTGTGTTGGGCAAAACCTGCGATCAGCAGGCCCACCAGCACGGAGATGACCCCGGCCAGCACGGTGATCTGGTTGGCGGTGGTGCCGTTGTCGTACAGACGTTGGACCAAGGGCCGCAGCAAGTTTTGAAAACGCGGCTTGAGCTGATAGATCGAAATCATGAGGGTGACGCTTCCTTGTCTGTTAACCCGCGAATAACTGTCCGAAGTGTGCCGATTTATCCTGGCCCGCACGAGTGATGGCGCGTGTTTATGTTGGGTAACGCCGGGTGTTTGCTGAAGTTTGAGGAGCCTCTATTGAAACTGGAAGAATAATTTCTGACGACGTTGTAACGCTCATCGGGGACCTCACTCTAGTGCTGTGTCGGGACTGAACAAAGGGTTCAGCCGACACCCCTATCGATCTATGAGGACTACAACCATGAACATCAAGAACGCCGTTTCCGGTGCCGCCCTGGCAATCGCTGCCGCCACGATGTTTGCAGGTGTCGCGACCCAGGCCCAAGCTGCTGCTGAAGCGCAGGTGCATTGTTACGGCGTGACCTCCTGCAAAGGCATGAACGATTGCAAGACCGCTGAAAACGCTTGCAAAGGCCAGTCTGTCTGCAAGGGCCACGGCTTCAAGGCGATGACCAAGGCAGCCTGCGACGCCGCTGGCGGTAAAGTCGGCGAGTAATGGCGAAGACTTGATCTCGCAGCGGTGTGCACGCCGCTGCGAACACCGGCCCTGGAGTTCGTCATGTCTGCATCGGTACCTTGCCTGGGCTACGGCCTGGGATTACGCAGTGCTTATTACCAGGAGATCATCGAGCAGTCGCCGGCCGTGGACTGGTTTGAAATAGTCTCCGAGAATTATCTGGTGCAAGGCGGCAAAGCCTTGTACTACCTGGACGCCATCGCCGAGCGTTACCCGTTGGTGATGCATGGCGTGTCCTTGTCTATCGGTGGGCCACATGCGCTGGACATGGGCTACCTCAAGCAACTCAAGCGACTGGCTGACCGGATCAACCCGGCCTGGGTGTCAGATCACCTGTGCTGGAGCCGTGGCAACGCGCATCAGTTGCATGATCTGCTGCCATTGCCCTACACAGAAGAAAGCCTTTATCACGTTGCCGCCCGCGTGTCGCAGGTGCAAGAGGTGCTGCAGCGGCCACTGGTGCTGGAAAACGTCTCCAGTTATGTGCGCGCCAAGGCCGATCAATTCACCGAGTGGGAATTCCTCAGTGCCTTGAGCCGCCTCAGCGGCTGTGAGCTGCTATTGGACGTGAACAACGTGTACGTCAGCGCGCGCAACCATGGCTTCGATGCCTGGACCTTCATTCGCGACTTGCCGCCCCAGAGCATCCGCCAACTGCACTTGGCCGGGCATAGGGATTACGGCGACTACGTGGTCGATACCCATGATCAGCCGGTGTGCGATCCGGTGTGGACGCTTTATCAACAGACGCTGGAGCACGTGGGACCGGTGGCGACGTTGCTGGAGCGCGATGATCATTTCCCGCCGTTTGCCGAACTGCTCGACGAGTTGGCCAAGGCCCGTGAACTCGGCGCCATGGCATTGGCGCGGAGGTCGCTATGCGCCTGATCGATTGGCAGTTGGCGTTCGAGCAGCATCTGATGACAGAGCACGGCGCCGCGGATAAGGGTTTCAGCGCGAGCTTGATCGGTGGTCCAAGTCTGGATGTCGACACCGGGCTGGCGATTTATCACAACGCCTATAAGGCCCGCTTGCTGGAGGTGATGCAGGGGGATTTTCCGGCAGTACGGCACTGGCTGGGGGACGAAGCGTTTGCGGCGCTGGTGCAGGCCTACGTGCACCGCTATCCCTCCGAACATTTCAGCTTGCGCTGGTTGGGGCAGCGCTTTGCAGGCTTTCTCGCTGACTATCTGATCGCGGAGCAAAGTGCCCCATTGGTGGAGCTTGCACGGCTGGAGTGGGCGTTTACCCTGGCGTTCGATGCGCTGCCATGCCAGCCGCTGACACTCGCCGACATGGCCGGGCTGGCGCCTGAGGCGTGGCCAGGGCTCAAGGTGCAGCGGACGCCCTCGGTGCAGTCGCTGACGTGTCGTTTCAACAGCTTGGCAATCTGGCGTTCATTCAAGGATCAGGTGGATTTTCCCGGCAGCCACCCGTTGGCGCTGACCGAAGTCTGCCTGGTCTGGCGTGACCAACAGGTCTGCCGCTACCGCAGCCTGGAACCCGCGGAGGCATACGCGCTGGTCGGAATGCTCGACAGCGCTTGGACGTTTTCAGAACTGTGCGCCGAATTGGCAGTCACTCATCAGGAGGGCGCGCCGCTGCAAGCTGCTACCTGGCTGAAACAATGGGTCCAGGACGGCTTGCTGCAACGTCGAGCATCTTAGAAAATTTCTATCAGATCGATAGCCAGCTACTTTTCTGCGGATGGTCTACCCTCATTTTCAGGTGTCTGAAACAAGGGGGACTACTCATGCTCGCGCAACTTCCACCGGCCTTACAGAATCTACAGCTTCCGCTGCGTCTGCGACTCTGGGACGGCCATGAATTCAATCTGGGTCCGGAGCCCAGTGTCACGATTGTGGTCAAGGATCCGGTGATGGTCACGCAACTGACCCATCCCACGCTCAATTCATTGGGCACTGCCTTCGTCGAGGGCAAACTGGAGCTGGAAGGCTCTATCACCGAAGTGATCCGGGTGTGTGACGAACTGAGTCATGCGCTGGTCGAGGACGATGATGACAAACATCCGGTTCGATCAATCCATGACAAGGCCACGGACGCAGCGGCCATTTCCTACCATTACGACCTGTCGAACGAGTTTTACCAGCTCTGGCTGGACCGTGACATGGCTTATTCCTGTGGTTATTTCGAAACCGGCAGTGAATCCCTCGATCAGGCCCAACAAGACAAATTCCGCCATCTGTGCCGCAAATTGCGGTTGCAGCCGGGGGAGTATCTGCTGGATGTCGGGTGCGGTTGGGGCGGGCTGGCGCGCTATGCCGCGCGGGAGTTTGGGGTGAAAGTCCTGGGCATCACGCTGAGCAAGGAACAACTGGCCTTGGCCAAGGAACGGGTGATTGCCGAAGGTCTTGAGGATCAGGTGGAGCTGAAACTGCTCGACTACCGCGACCTGCCCCAGGATGGGCGATTCGACAAGGTGGTCAGCGTAGGTATGTTTGAACACGTGGGTCACGCCAATCTGGCGCAGTACTGCAAGACCTTGTTCGGCGCGGTACGCGAAGGCGGGTTGGTGCTCAACCATGGGATCACTGCCAAACACACCGATGGCCGTCCGGTGGGACGTGGTGCCGGTGAGTTTATCGAGCGTTACGTGTTCCCCAACGGCGAGTTGCCGCACCTGGTGATGATCAGCGCCGAGATCAGCGAAGTGGGCCTGGAAGTGGTCGACGTGGAAAGCCTGCGCCTGCATTACGCGCGCACCCTGGACCATTGGAGCGAGCGCCTGGAAGACAATTTGGAAACGGCGGCGAAGTTGGTGCCGGAGCAAGCCTTGCGTATCTGGCGCCTATACCTGGCTGGGTGTGCGTATGCCTTTGCCAGGGGCTGGATCAATTTGCATCAGATCCTGGCGGTCAAGCCCCATGCCGATGGCAGCCATGAGTTGCCGTGGACGCGAGAAGACCTCTACCGTTGAGATCTCAGAGGGTGGCGGCTTGTGTGGGAGCGAGCAAGCCCGCTCCCACATTTCGGTGGCGCAACTTATAGGATCGGGGAAATCAACCGTGCGACCCGCATGCCCAGTTGTTGCAGGCGGCGGGGCTGGCGGCTTTCTTCCTGGCTGGTTTCATGCGACTGGGCGAAGTCATCCAGCAGCATCTGCTCTACTTCGCTGGCAAAGGCCTGATCCACGGTCAACAGCATCACTTCAAAATTGAGCCGGAATGAACGGTTGTCCAGGTTCGCACTGCCGATGGCGCTGATTTCGCTGTCCACCAACACCACTTTCTGATGCAAAAAACCGGGTGTGTAGCGGAACACCCGTACGCCCGCGTGCATCGCTTCGATCGCATACAGGCTGGATGCGGCGTAGACAATGCGGTGGTCGGCGCGGGAGGGCAGCAGCAGGCGCACATCAACGCCACGTAACACCGCGAGCCTCAGCGCGGCGAATACGGCTTCATCCGGAACGAAGTACGGGCTGGTGATCCATACGCGTTCGGTCGCCGCATGAATGGCCTCGACAAAGAACAGCGAGCAGGTTTCGTACGCGTCAGCCGGACCGCTGGCCAGCAACTGGCAGAGCACGCCGTCATCGGCATAGGTGTCGGGCAAGATCAGCGGCGGCAGTTCACGTGCGGCCCAGAACCAGTCTTCGGCAAACGACTCTTGCAAGCAGGCCACCACCGGGCCGCTGACGTGCACATGGGTGTCACGCCAGGGGGCGAGTGGCGGTTTCTTGCCCAGGTATTCATCGCCCACGTTATGCCCACCGACAAACCCGCTGACGCCGTCCACCACGACAATCTTGCGATGGTTGCGGAAGTTCACCTGAAAGCGATTGAGCCAGCCGCTGCGGGTAGCAAAGGCCTTGATCTGTACCCCGGCATCGCGCAGAGACTGCACATAGCTGTGGGGCAGGGAGTGGCTGCCGATGCGGTCGTACAGGACGTAGATGGCCACACCTTCGGCGGCTTTTTCCTTGAGCAAGGTGGCCAGTTGTTGCCCGAGTTCATCGTCATGGATGATAAAAAACTGAATCAGCACCGCCGTCTTTGCCGAGCGGATGGCCTCGAAAATCGCGTTGAACGTGGCGTCGCCATTCACCAGCAAACGCACCTGATTGTTGGCCAGGCACGGCATGCGTCCCAGCTTGGGCATGGCGCGCAGGGACGCGTAGGCGAGGGAGTTGCGCGCGGCCAGGGCTTCTTCGACCCAAGGCCGCCAGTTCAGCTCGGTAATTGCCTTGCGCATTTCCTGATTGGCCTGGCGGCGGGCCTGGATGTAAGCGTCAAAGGTGCTGCGGCCAAAGATCAGGTAAGGAATCAGCGTCAGGTAGGGCATAAACATCAACGACAGCGCCCAGGCAATCGAGCCTTGAGCGGTCCGGACGGTCAGCACTGCATGAATGGCGGCCAGGGAGCCGAGAAAGTGCAGGGTTGCGATCACGTAGCCAAGCAGGTGCGGGCCAAAGAAATCCATGGACGACGTTACTCCTGACAATCCAATGCTTAACAGACCATGTTCGGCGGGGAAAGTCGCTATTTTATTCGCCGTGCAACACTCGCGGCTTTACGACGTCTAACGCCGACAATTATCCAGGAGTTACCCGATGAATGCTCGTCTGCTTGGTTTGGCCATGGTTGTTGGTTTGACGCTGCCCGTGGCGGCGCAGGCGCAGATGTTGGCGCCGGGCTTGTGGGAATTGACCACCAGCAATATGAAAGTCGATAACCAGAGCTTGCCGGATCTGTCGCTGATCCTCGGTCAACTGAAGCAACAGATGACCCCGGAACAGCGAGCGATGCTGGAAAAACAAGGCATCACCATGGCCGGAAAAGGCGTCCAGGTGTGCCTGACACCGGCCCAAGTGGCGTCCGATTCGATCCCGCTGACCGACCCGCAGTCGGGTTGTAAGCAGGAAGTGACGGATAAAACCGGCAACCAGTGGAAATTCCGCTTCAGTTGCCCGAAAGCCCAAGGGACCGGTGTGGCGACGTTCCAGAGCCAGAAAGCTTTCACCACCACGGTCAACGGCACGTTCAATGCCACAGGCGTACAGCAGAATGGCAGCCTGGATACTCATGCCCAGTGGTTGGGCAGCGATTGTGGAACCGTCAAGCCAAGAGCCTGATAAACCCTCTTCGTGTAGGAGCGAGCTTGCTCGCGAAGAACGTTAACGATGACGCCGGGAGTCTGGTACCCCGAGGCGTCCTCGGTTTTTTTGCGAGCAAGCTTGCTGCTACAGAGAGCTGCCTCGGCGTGTGATCTTGATCCTGCGCCCCGTCAATCACCGCCAAAAATGCAGGGGTAACCCCTGGCAACTGTCCTGCACTTGCCCGT is from Pseudomonas mucidolens and encodes:
- a CDS encoding response regulator transcription factor codes for the protein MVDHKRPITVLIVDDHPLIREGIEAVVGGYDDITVVGEASNGLEAIRLYRTTQPDVTLMDVQMPELNGLGAISSIMSEFPQARIAVLTTYRGDVRALQAIKAGARGYLLKSTLRHELIETIRALAAGKRCFPPEIAAELAAHMDQDGLTNREVQVLQNVAEGLSNKETALALAIGEDTVKGHLRNIMEKLEAHNRTHAVTIGIQRGIIDLPQ
- a CDS encoding AraC family transcriptional regulator, with protein sequence MNGNTSADCLLDNTATRGPNCLKQTRQLLTLLMEAERAIQRDPDIASTYLNQAIDLLAVERQSGLLPHRNRGGLARWQISRVDEYINEHVDHCIRTTELASLLSLSVSHFSHAFKQTTGMTPLMYVTAARVEAARQYMLCSAHSLSDIALSHGFCDQSHFSRVFRRETGLSPQAWRKLHAAPPLLAALGQRATA
- a CDS encoding phosphatidate cytidylyltransferase produces the protein MDSQTLMLFGGIGMILVLASLIGLMLKLRTRGTPNAVIDNLNARINAWWVMVIVIGIAFWLGTGAVILLFYAVSFYALREFLTLTPTRRSDYPALVAAFYLALPLQYVLIYFDWYGLFSIFIPVYVFLLLPILASLGGDSTHFLERASKVQWGLMIAVFCVSFVPALLTLDILGYEGRNLLLIAYLVIVVQLSDVLQYVCGKLFGKHKIAPNLSPSKTVEGFVGGILLSSLIGAALWWITPFNPWQSFLISLLINLLGFAGGIVMSAIKRDRGVKDWGHMIEGHGGMLDRLDSVCFAAPIFFHLVRYWWT
- a CDS encoding lysophospholipid acyltransferase family protein; its protein translation is MFEPVVATLITSMARTVTGARSLWLGCSPEAAQRIYFANHSSHGDFVLLWASLPPNLRKTTRPVAGTDYWNKSSLRRYIINRVFNGVLIDRERKDPVDNPLQPMLDALENGDSLIIFPEGTRNLEDGLLPFKSGLYHLARSYPQAQLIPVWIANLNRVMPKGRVLPLPLLCTTSFGAPLQLEDGEDKALFLARTRDALLALAPEHV
- a CDS encoding CDP-alcohol phosphatidyltransferase family protein; its protein translation is MISIYQLKPRFQNLLRPLVQRLYDNGTTANQITVLAGVISVLVGLLIAGFAQHTWLFALIPLWMILRMGLNAIDGMLAREFGQQSRLGAYLNELCDVIADSALILPFALIPGASLVPVLLVALLAVFSEYAGVLGPMVGASRRYDGPMGKSDRAFVLGVLATGVALGWLGGGWVDGVMWLVAALLAYTLVNRVRQGLKEAQQRPPIA
- a CDS encoding DUF692 domain-containing protein yields the protein MSASVPCLGYGLGLRSAYYQEIIEQSPAVDWFEIVSENYLVQGGKALYYLDAIAERYPLVMHGVSLSIGGPHALDMGYLKQLKRLADRINPAWVSDHLCWSRGNAHQLHDLLPLPYTEESLYHVAARVSQVQEVLQRPLVLENVSSYVRAKADQFTEWEFLSALSRLSGCELLLDVNNVYVSARNHGFDAWTFIRDLPPQSIRQLHLAGHRDYGDYVVDTHDQPVCDPVWTLYQQTLEHVGPVATLLERDDHFPPFAELLDELAKARELGAMALARRSLCA
- a CDS encoding DUF2063 domain-containing protein, whose protein sequence is MRLIDWQLAFEQHLMTEHGAADKGFSASLIGGPSLDVDTGLAIYHNAYKARLLEVMQGDFPAVRHWLGDEAFAALVQAYVHRYPSEHFSLRWLGQRFAGFLADYLIAEQSAPLVELARLEWAFTLAFDALPCQPLTLADMAGLAPEAWPGLKVQRTPSVQSLTCRFNSLAIWRSFKDQVDFPGSHPLALTEVCLVWRDQQVCRYRSLEPAEAYALVGMLDSAWTFSELCAELAVTHQEGAPLQAATWLKQWVQDGLLQRRAS
- the cfaB gene encoding C17 cyclopropane fatty acid synthase CfaB → MLAQLPPALQNLQLPLRLRLWDGHEFNLGPEPSVTIVVKDPVMVTQLTHPTLNSLGTAFVEGKLELEGSITEVIRVCDELSHALVEDDDDKHPVRSIHDKATDAAAISYHYDLSNEFYQLWLDRDMAYSCGYFETGSESLDQAQQDKFRHLCRKLRLQPGEYLLDVGCGWGGLARYAAREFGVKVLGITLSKEQLALAKERVIAEGLEDQVELKLLDYRDLPQDGRFDKVVSVGMFEHVGHANLAQYCKTLFGAVREGGLVLNHGITAKHTDGRPVGRGAGEFIERYVFPNGELPHLVMISAEISEVGLEVVDVESLRLHYARTLDHWSERLEDNLETAAKLVPEQALRIWRLYLAGCAYAFARGWINLHQILAVKPHADGSHELPWTREDLYR
- the cls gene encoding cardiolipin synthase, with translation MDFFGPHLLGYVIATLHFLGSLAAIHAVLTVRTAQGSIAWALSLMFMPYLTLIPYLIFGRSTFDAYIQARRQANQEMRKAITELNWRPWVEEALAARNSLAYASLRAMPKLGRMPCLANNQVRLLVNGDATFNAIFEAIRSAKTAVLIQFFIIHDDELGQQLATLLKEKAAEGVAIYVLYDRIGSHSLPHSYVQSLRDAGVQIKAFATRSGWLNRFQVNFRNHRKIVVVDGVSGFVGGHNVGDEYLGKKPPLAPWRDTHVHVSGPVVACLQESFAEDWFWAARELPPLILPDTYADDGVLCQLLASGPADAYETCSLFFVEAIHAATERVWITSPYFVPDEAVFAALRLAVLRGVDVRLLLPSRADHRIVYAASSLYAIEAMHAGVRVFRYTPGFLHQKVVLVDSEISAIGSANLDNRSFRLNFEVMLLTVDQAFASEVEQMLLDDFAQSHETSQEESRQPRRLQQLGMRVARLISPIL
- a CDS encoding DUF3617 domain-containing protein, translating into MNARLLGLAMVVGLTLPVAAQAQMLAPGLWELTTSNMKVDNQSLPDLSLILGQLKQQMTPEQRAMLEKQGITMAGKGVQVCLTPAQVASDSIPLTDPQSGCKQEVTDKTGNQWKFRFSCPKAQGTGVATFQSQKAFTTTVNGTFNATGVQQNGSLDTHAQWLGSDCGTVKPRA